Proteins encoded by one window of Lathyrus oleraceus cultivar Zhongwan6 chromosome 1, CAAS_Psat_ZW6_1.0, whole genome shotgun sequence:
- the LOC127082270 gene encoding pentatricopeptide repeat-containing protein At4g21705, mitochondrial, with protein MNWKLLRSIATDIGSRNRSYYTSRTKKPSLYSKISPLGNPTTSVIPQLDDWVFNGNKVSVGELQRIVRDLRKRSRFTQALQVSEWMNKNGVCIFSSVEHAVHLDLIGKVHGFVSAETYFNSLKKQDRNEKTYGALLNCYVRQRHVDKSLSHLKKMKELGFALSPLTYNNIMCLYTNIGQHENVAGVLSEMKENHVLPDNFSYRICINSHGVRSDIEGMKTILKEMENQPHIVMDWNTYSVVANFYIKVGLSGEAIDALRKCEARLEDKDGEGYNHLISLYARLGKKNEVLRLWEMEKNACKRCINRDFITMLESLVKLEEFDEADKILKEWEYSGNCYDLGVPNVVIVGYSEKDFPERAEAILEDLWNKEKATNPNSWALVASRYLHKGEIEKAFGCLKIALSLFSENKKWKPNPRVIAALHNWIGDNACVEDAEALVSLLENVQKNIHMYHALMKAYVRADKEVDGVLERMKKDNIKETKKTIEIINMRKAENL; from the exons ATGAACTGGAAGCTCCTTCGCAGCATTGCGACGGACATCGGAAGCAGAAACAGATCATACTACACCAGCAGGACCAAGAAACCGAGTCTCTACTCCAAAATCAGCCCCCTCGGAAATCCAACCACAAGCGTCATTCCTCAGCTCGACGATTGGGTCTTCAATGGGAACAAGGTCAGTGTCGGTGAGCTTCAGCGCATCGTTCGTGATCTTCGCAAGCGTAGTAGGTTCACTCAAGCTCTCCAG GTATCTGAGTGGATGAATAAGAACGGTGTGTGCATATTTTCCTCAGTTGAACATGCTGTGCATTTGGATCTTATTGGCAAGGTTCATGGATTTGTTTCTGCAGAAACCTATTTTAATAGCTTGAAGAAACAAGACAGAAATGAGAAGACATATGGTGCTCTTTTGAATTGCTATGTACGTCAGCGCCACGTTGATAAGTCTCTATCTCATTTGAAGAAAATGAAGGAGTTGGGGTTTGCTTTGTCGCCTCTAACTTACAATAACATTATGTGTCTATACACAAATATCGGACAGCATGAGAATGTTGCTGGTGTGCTGTCTGAGATGAAGGAAAACCATGTTTTACCAGACAACTTTAGCTATAGGATTTGTATAAATTCTCATGGTGTGAGGTCTGATATTGAAGGAATGAAGACGATATTGAAAGAGATGGAGAATCAACCACACATTGTGATGGACTGGAACACTTATTCTGTTGTGGCGAATTTCTATATAAAAGTGGGGCTTTCAGGTGAAGCAATTGATGCTCTGAGGAAATGTGAGGCGAGGCTAGAGGACAAAGATGGAGAGGGTTACAACCATCTTATCTCTCTTTATGCTCGTCTAGGTAAAAAGAATGAGGTTTTAAGACTATGGGAGATGGAGAAAAATGCTTGCAAGAGGTGCATAAACAGAGATTTTATAACCATGTTAGAATCTCTGGTAAAGCTTGAGGAGTTTGATGAAGCTGATAAAATACTCAAGGAATGGGAATACTCTGGTAACTGTTATGATTTGGGAGTTCCTAATGTGGTAATCGTTGGGTACTCTGAAAAAGATTTTCCCGAGAGAGCAGAAGCCATACTAGAAGATTTATGGAACAAGGAGAAGGCCACTAACCCAAATTCTTGGGCTCTAGTCGCAAGTCGATACTTGCATAAGGGTGAGATAGAGAAAGCATTTGGGTGCTTGAAAATTGCCCTCTCTTTGTTTTCGGAAAATAAAAAATGGAAGCCTAACCCTAGGGTGATTGCGGCTCTACATAATTGGATTGGTGATAATGCTTGTGTTGAAGATGCAGAAGCTTTGGTGAGCTTATTGGAAAATGTCCAAAAGAATATACATATGTATCATGCCCTGATGAAGGCTTATGTACGAGCTGATAAAGAAGTAGACGGGGTCTTGGAGCGCATGAAAAAAGATAACATTAAGGAAACCAAAAAAACTATAGAAATTATCAATATGAGAAAAGCAGAAAATTTGTAA
- the LOC127082277 gene encoding stress-related protein, with protein MAAEAQAESQPQQKPAEEKINNNQDVQQLKYLQFVQFATIHALMRCAILYSYAKERSGPLKTGVDTVEEAVKTVVGPVYDKFHQVPVELLKYVDRKVDESVSELDRHVPTNVKNVSTQARSVVTEVRRAGVVVSASGLAKTVYSKYEPKAELCAVSAWKKLNQLPLFPQVANVVLPKAAYCTEKYNEAVVLSAEKGYRVSAYLPLVPTEKIAKVFAA; from the exons ATGGCCGCCGAAGCTCAAGCCGAATCTCAACCTCAACAGAAACCG GCTGAGGAAAAGATTAACAATAATCAAGATGTGCAACAACTGAAGTATCTCCAATTCGTGCAATTCGCAACGATTCATGCCTTGATGCGATGCGCGATCCTCTATTCCTACGCGAAAGAACGTTCCGGTCCACTCAAAACCGGTGTTGATACCGTTGAAGAAGCCGTTAAGACCGTCGTCGGTCCAGTCTACGACAAATTCCATCAAGTTCCCGTGGAGCTTCTCAAATACGTTGATCGCAAGGTCGATGAGTCCGTTTCTGAACTGGATCGTCATGTTCCTACTAACGTCAAGAATGTTTCAACTCAAGCACGATCTGTTGTGACCGAAGTCCGCCGTGCCGGAGTTGTTGTGTCGGCTTCTGGATTGGCAAAAACTGTTTACTCGAAGTATGAGCCTAAGGCGGAATTGTGCGCTGTGTCTGCGTGGAAGAAGTTGAATCAGCTTCCGCTTTTTCCTCAGGTGGCTAACGTGGTTTTGCCAAAAGCTGCTTATTGTACTGAGAAGTATAATGAAGCTGTGGTTTTAAGTGCGGAGAAAGGTTACAGGGTTTCTGCTTATCTTCCGTTGGTTCCTACTGAGAAGATTGCTAAGGTCTTTGCTGCTTAA